AATAACAACAATGACCTTTTTAGCGATTATGTGCTTAGTTTCATTGTATGGTATCTTTTTTGTCTTTCGTTATAAACTAGTGATTTTACTTCAAAAGAAAAAGCTAGAAAAAAAGATTTTAAAAGGCTCATTTTGGGTAATGATTATTGGGATTTTTCTGATCGCTTTCGGTTATTACTGGGCTTTGCAATTAGTCAATATAGTAGAGAAGATCAGCAGTAACGAAATCATGCTCATTAGTTTAAGCATTTTAACTTGTGTTGTACTTGGAACTTGGTTTGTCATTCGCTTTGGACTGCCTTTTATTTTTAGAATCATTTTGCAAAGGCGCATGGCTTATTATCATGGCGTTAACATGCTTGTTTTAAATGTGTTAGGCGATCGGATTAAAAAAAGCGTCAATACCCTTGCTTTAACAGCGACCTTTAGCGCAATTGCCCTTACGATTATTGGTGTGACAAGTTGTATGTATCAGCCTGCCATTGATGAGGCAAAAATAACGACACCTGTAAGTTTTCAAATTTTAAATGCTTCAAAAAAAGAAAAACAAGAAATAACAAAGATTCTAAAAAAACAAAAAGCACATCCACTGGTTTATACAACAGAAACTGAGTATGTGTTATCGGAATTAAAAAAGTTCAATCGTGATAAAGAAGGTGTTAGCCCGATTCTTATGGATCCTGTTGGACTATGTTTTATTTCTGAAAATGAGTTTAATCGTCTAAATGAACTAGAAGGAAATAAAAATAAGCCAATAACAGGTTTAGCAGATAAAGAAACCGTTATCGTCTCTTATGGAGTAAAAAGATATGAAGATGTTAGGGAAGATAAAGTTTTAACGAATTTAAATTTAAAAAATGGATCTTCTTTTAAAACGATTGATTATAGAAATCGTCCAATTCTTAATGTTTGGGGAGCAAGTGAGACGATGTTTGTCGTCAATGAAAAAACTTATCGCTCTTTAAAACAGATAGACAAGACTAGACAACTTTCACTTTATCAAGTAAAAGATCAACAAAATTCGGAAGCGCTGACACGTAACATTCAAATACTCATTGATGGGCGAGAAGATCTTTGGTCTGAACGAGTTAGTAGTTTCTTTACTGACTATCATTTGCATTTAATTTCTTCGGGTATCATGTTGTATATTAGTATCTTTTTTGTTAATATATTTTTCTTGGCTATTGGAAGTATTATTTATTTTAAACAAATTATCGAGGCTTATGATGAACAAGGTAAATTTCACGTGCTCTTTAAGCTTGGTTTGACTTATCAAGAGTTAAAAAAGATTATCATCGTTCAGCTGATACCAATGTTTGTTTTACCAATATTTGTTGGGATTGTGCATAGCTTTGTTGCGGCTTTAAGTTATGGGAAATTAATGGACGTTCAAGTTCATATACCCATTGGAATTATTTTTACATTCTATTGTCTATTTTATGGCTGTTACTATTGGCTATGTGTAAATAACTATATAAAAATTGTGATGCGGAACCACACTTAACTAGCCAAGTTGCATATTTTTCGCTAAAATAAAGGTAATGACAGGATTGGAGGCAAAAAATGATTAAAGTATATATTGTAGAAGATGATATCGTCATTCGCGACACAATTGGGAAGCATCTCAGTAAATGGGGGTTTGATGTCGGTATTGTTGATAACTTTAGCAACATCTTGAATGAGTTTTTAGAGTTTGAACCACAGCTCATCATCCTTGATGTCAATTTGCCTTATTTTGATGGTTTTTTTTGGTGTAATAAGATCCGTGAAGTATCCAATGTACCGATTATCTTTTTATCATCACGAAATTCGCAAATGGATCAGATTATGGGGATGAACATGGGCGCAGATTCTTATATTGAAAAGCCGGTTGATCTAGATGTGCTTATGGCACGTATTAATGCTTTAATTAGAAGAACTTATTCATATGCAGAGCTAGAAGAGCCCAATGTGATGGAACATAATAATATTTTCCTTCATATTGACACGAATACGCTGACTTATTTAGATAATAAAATTGAGTTAACCAAAAATGAATTTTTAATTTTATATGAACTAATGAAGCAAAAAGGAAGTATTGTTAGCCGAGACGAGATTATGCGCTCGCTTTGGGAAGATGAGAGCTTTGTTGATGATAATACACTGACTGTGAATGTTGTTCGCATCAGAAAAAAATTAGATGAGATTGGTTTAGGCCATTTCATTAAAACGAAAAAAGGCCAGGGATATATGATTGAATAAAAACATGGATCATTTTAATGCAAGCGCTTTTTGTTTTTGCTTCGCTTAAAATTCCTACCATTTGTTGAATGTGAGGGATAGAAATGAAAATTTTAGTTTTAGGTGGAACGCGTTTTTTCGGTAAAAAGCTCGTAGAACGCTTAATTGAAGCTCACCATGATGTAACGATAGCTACACGTGGCACACATGAGAATCCTTTTGGAGAAGCGGTTGCGCATAAGAAATTTGACCGGAGAGAACGCGATGATTTATTTGAGTTAGCACAAACTAAATTTGATGTTGTCTATGATAATATTTGTTATTCTCCGCAAGAAGCGCTTTATGCTGTTCAAGCTTTTAAAGATCAATCGATTCGATATATTTTTACGTCAACGTTAGCGGTTTATTGTCCGAAAGATAAGGAATTATTCGAGGACGATTTTGATCCTGCGCAATATGAAATCGTGACAGGGGATCGAGAAGATTTTTATTATGGTGAAGGAAAAAGATTAGCGGAAGCGGTTTATTTTCAAAAAGCGAGTTTCCCTGTTGTAGCCGTGCGTTTTCCGATTGTACTAGACGAAGCTGATTATACAAAACGCTTGGAATTTCATTTAAATCATATGTTAGCTGGTGAAGAAATTGGTATCAAAAATAAAGATGCTCATATCGGTTTTATTCAGGCGAATGAAGCAGCACGTTTCTTGGAATGGATTGGAACAAAAAGTGAGTTGTCTGGTGCGTTTAATGCAGCATCAAATGGAATATATACGCTTTCTGAACTCATCGATTTACTAGAGACGATCACTAAAAAAACAGCTGTTATTGAAGAAGTAACAGAAGATAATGATGAGTCACCTTTTGATCTTGAAGGAGATTACTATCTAAATACCAAAAAAGCACAACAAGCAGGATTTCAATTTGATCGTTTAGCTGATTGGTTTCCAAAGCTTGCGCAAACGCTTTTTGAAAAAACAACTTTTAACGTAAAGGAAGAAAAATAATGTTAAGTTTTGCAGAAAAAAGAGCCTTGTTTCAGCAATTTGATGAACTTGAGGAGCAACCTGTTTCGCTTGGACGACTGAACTATCATTTTAGAGCAAGCAAGCGCCCCAAAACGATTATTGTTAAATATCTACATCCAAACGGTAATGGCTTTATTTATGCGCCATTTGTTAGTGAAAGTGGAAAAGATGGTTACGTTAATATTCATGAAATGGAAAAAACGGAACTCATCGATCTATTGAAAAAAGCGCTTGAATACATGTCAAGTGATGGAGACGAATTTGCTGAAGGCTATACGGAGTGGTATGTAGACGATCATGGTGAAAAGCTAGAGCTCTCTTATGAAAATAAGATGTGGCTTATCTATGCTTTTAGGAATGTTGAAGCGGTTTTTAAAACACGCGAAGCAGCGCTCAGCTATTTAACTGATGAAGGGTTTTTTAAGAGCAAATAAAAGGAGCTAAAAAAATGGATTTATGGCGTTACTTGAAAGATAAACGTTTTTTTCTATTATTTTTTTTCAGTGTGATGTTTTTTGTTGGCTTACTCATTACAGTGGATATGAATAGTAGGCTTTCATTCGATAATTTTATTTATCTATTTGTTTTTATGCTTGTTTTTCTAGTCGTTTACTTGATCGCCGGTTTTTCATTCAAATATCAGTACTGGAAAGAAATGCGTGAATTAGTAAGTGGCGAGATTGAAGAGAACATCATTGAGCTTTTACCGAAGCCAAGGACGAATGAACAAGCTTTTTTTAATGAATTGATGCGTAAAAAACATCTTGAAGAACAAAAAATAATCGATGCACTTCAAGATAAGCAGCAAGAGTATCATGATTTTATTTTATATTGGGTGCATGAAGTAAAAACACCGATTGTAGCAAGTAAAATGCTTATCAATAATCCGGATTTAAACGATACAGAAACGATCTTTAAAAAAATCGATGAAGAACTAGATGAAGTTGATAAACTTGTGATGCAGGCGCTCTATTTCTCTAGGCTTGATACGTTTGCTAAAGATTATTTTATTCAAGAACAGAATCTAGGGACAATCGTTCGTGATTCAATTAAACGACATTCAAAGCTTTTTATTGCGGGTAGAAAAAAGATTTCTCTTGGTGAGATTGATATTGATTTACGCACGGATTCTAAGTGGCTTGGTTTTATTATTGATCAACTCCTTTCCAATGCTTTGAAATATACGGATACAGATGGTGAAATTCGCATCTGGATAGATAAAGCTGAAAATGGTGATCAGATGTTGCATGTTTCTGACAATGGGCGTGGAATTGCAGCAGAGGATTTGCCGCGTGTGTTTAATCAAGGCTTTACAGGTATGACTGGCCGAAAAGAAAAGAAAGCTACAGGGATGGGGCTTTATTTAGCTAAACAAATGGCAGGCAAGCTTGGTCACATGATCAAAATTGATTCCAAAGAAGGGATGGGCACGACAGTTACGATTATCTTTGAACAAAAAGATGATTATTTGTTAGTAGCTAAAGATTAGATGTGTTTAAAAAAGGATAAGGTAAAATCTCTAAAGAGAGCCTCAGAAGGTGAGAGCGCTCTTTTTTTTGTAGTGATCATTCCAACTGATCTTGATAATTCAGCGTTTTGTAGTGAGATGCTTTTCGTTTCTTTAAAAATCGTACCATCTAAAATCATTTCAGGCAAAATACTGATGCCAAGCCCTGCACCCACAAGCCCTTGAATGGTATAGAAATCTTTACTTTGAAAAGCAATCTCTGGTGTGAAACCGGATTTTGATGCGCTTGAAATGATGATTTTAGAGAGATCAAATTCAGGTGGATAAAGGACGAATTTTTCTTGTTTTAGTTGTTCTAAGCGAATTTTTTTTTCGTTCGCTAATGGATGATTTTTAGGAACGATCACTTTTAATTTTTCATTAAAAAAGCGTGTTATATTGAACCAGTCATTTTCTTTTGGCACAGGTGAAATAAAGGTCATATCAAGTTCACCTGATCGAATCATTTGTTTAAGTTCTGCATTTGAGCCTTCTAAAAAAGAATACGTAATTTCTGGATACTTTTTTCGAAAAACGGAAATTACGGTTGGTAATACTTTTGTAGCCAATGAATTTGGTAAACCAATGCGGACATTCCCTTTTTTAGGATCCATGTATTCATTAACAATGGCTTCTGCTTTTTGGAGTTCATTCAGAGTGATTTTGATTTGATTTAGAAATTGATATCCGACTGTCGTTAACTGCATATTACGGCCAGCACGGTCAAATAATTCAATGCCAAGTTCTTCTTCAAGCTTAGTAATTTGTCTGCTAACTGCGGATTGAGCAACATGTAAGTGTTCAGCTGCTTGTGTCATATGCTCCATACGCGCGACTTCCATAAAATATTTGAGTTGTCTAAATTCCATTTTTATTGGCTCCAATCATTCTCGATTTGAGATGGTTTTGTTCTATTATATATATTGTTTCGATAAATGAAAAGGCATAAAATAAAACTTACTATAAATATAAACTAGAACAATATAATTTTCTTTCAATTCTGTTAAATAAGAACAGTCATTAAAAAATAGGAGGTATTTTAAATGAAAAACACTGGTTTACCTCAAAAACACGGTTTATATCATCCAATTCATGAACACGATGCGTGTGGAATTGGTTTTGTCGCGAATATTAAGAATCAAGCATCGAAAAAAATTGTCGAACAAGGGATCCATATGCTTTGTCAGTTAAAGCATCGTGGAGGAGAAATTGGCGGAGATACAGGTGATGGTGCGGGGATATTACTTGAGCTTTCAGATTCTTTTTTTAGAAAAGCAGCGCAAGAAAGCAATATTGAATTGCCTGATCGATATGAATATGCAGTAGGAATGTTTAATTTTCCACAAGATGAAGCAGAACGATTTCTTCTTATGAAAGAAACAGAAAAATACGTTGCAAAGGAAAAACAATTTTTTCTAGGTTGGCGGAAAGTACCAACTGACCGAACAAAAATTGGTCAAGGTGCCCGTAAAACGGAACCAGCGATGTTCCAATTATTTATTGCAAAAGAAAAGACGTTAACTGAAAATGAATTTGAACGTAAACTATACTTGATTCGCAAGCAAGTTGAAAATTTTGCTGCAAAAGAAAAAACAATCACTGAGCCTTTTTATATTCAAAGCTTATCTACACGTACGATTATTTTCAAAGGAATGTTAACACCAGAGCAAATTGAGCAATACTACCTTGATTTAACGAGTTATACCTCATCATTTGCGCTTGTGCATTCACGGTTTTCAACGAATACATTTCCAAGTTGGGAACGAGCACATCCTTATCGCTATTTAGTTCATAATGGTGAAATTAATACACAGCGTGGAAACGTAAGCTGGATGAAAGCGCGCGAAAAACGAGCAGCTTCCCATTTTTTTGGCGCTGACTTAGAAAAATTGATGCCAATTATCGATGAAGATGGCAGCGATTCAGGAACATTGGATAATGTGCTTGAATTTCTAGTTCAAACAGGACGTAGTTTACCTCATGCTGCCATGATGTTAATTCCAGAACCATGGGATAAAAATGAAATGCTTTTAGATCCAAAACGCGCTTTTTATGAATACCATTCAACACTGATGGAGCCTTGGGATGGGCCAACTTCAATTTCTTTCACTGATGGGCGAGTAATTGGAACCATTCTTGATCGTAACGGTTTACGGCCAGCTCGCTACTATTTAACAAAAGACGATACGATTATTTATTCCTCAGAAACCGGTGTTGTTCCAGTTGCTGAAAAAGATGTCATAAAAAAAGAAACCGTTGGCGCAGGTGAAATGCTTTTAATTGATTTAGAGGCTGGGCGAATCATTTCTGATGCGGAAGTGAAACACACATTAACCAATGAAAAACCTTATCGGAAATGGCTAAACGAGGAATTAAGCGACTTGAGCTTATTAACAAACAAAACAACTTTCACTGAGTCGTCTCAAAATAAGACCATTTGCTTAAAAAAACAACGCGCATTTGGGTACACGCAGGACGAATTAAATAAAATCCTAATCCCGATGGTGGAAGAGAAAAAAGATCCAATGGGTGCAATGGGTTATGATGCACCACTTGCTGTTTTATCAAAGCGGCCACAGCTACTGTTCAATTACTTTAAACAACTATTTGCCCAAGTCACAAATCCACCGATTGATGGTTTGCGTGAGCAGGCGGTTATTTCGACGATGACATTACTTGGGGATGAAGGAAATATCCTTGAACCCTCTGCTAAAAATGCGCATCGGATTAGATTAAAGACCCCCATTTTATCGCGTTTAGACTTTATTGCACTGCTTCAGCAAAATATTTTCACTAAATCGACAAAAGAAATTGATATTTTATTTCAAGCTGAGGAGTCTGATCAACTTGAGCAGAAAATAAAAATGATTTGCGAGCGAATTGATCAGGAAGTTGCAAGTGGAGTCGAATTAATTATTCTAACGGATGAAAAAATAAACGATACGCAAATCGGAATACCATCATTGCTAATAACAAGTGCTGTACACCAACATTTGATTAAACAAGGTACACGTACAAAAGTTAGTTTAATCATTAAAACGGGTGAGGCACGAGATGTTCATCAATGTGCGCTTCTTATTGGCTACGGGGCGGATGCTATTTTTCCTTATTTAGCGATTGATGTATTTGCTAATTTGATCAAAGAGGGACGCTTAAAAGGATTTTCTCTTAGTGAAGCAGAAACACGCTATATTGAAGCACTGACAGATGGTATTTTAAAAGTGATGTCTAAGATGGGAATTTCAACGGTTCAAAGTTATCGTGGAGCACAGATTTTTGAAGCTATTGGGATTAGTGATGAAGTCATTGCAAAGTACTTTTCTAAAACAGCGAATAGGCTATCTGGCATTCCACTGGAAATGATTGCAAAAGAAGCTTGGTTGCGTCATAGAAAAGCTTTCCATGATATTGGCTACCAAGTTGAGACGCTTGATTCTGGTGGGGAATATCAATGGCGCTCAGATGGAGAATACCATGTCTACAATCCACTTGCTATTCACTCCTTACAGCAAGCTGTGCGAGAAAATGATCAAGAACGTTACGATTTATATAGCGACTTAATAGAAAATCATAATCAGGCTTTTCTACGTGGCTTATTAACATTTAAGAGCGATAAAAAGCCGATTCCCTTGGAAGAAGTAGAACCGGTTGAATCTCTTTTTAAACGCTTTAAAACGGGCGCAATGAGCTATGGTTCAATTAGTCAAGAAGCACACGAGGCGCTTGCTATAGCAATGAATCGAATGGGTGGAAAAAGTAATAGTGGTGAAGGTGGCGAAAATCCAGATCGTTTTATTCAAGATAGTAATGGTGACCTTAAGCGAAGTGCCATTAAACAAATTGCTTCTGGACGTTTTGGCGTCACAAGTCATTATTTAGTGAATGCCGACGAATTACAAATTAAAATGGCGCAAGGCGCAAAGCCAGGTGAAGGAGGACATTTACCTGGTAATAAAGTCTATCCATGGATTTCAAAAACGCGTGGATCTACAACAGGTGTTGGTTTAATCTCACCACCGCCACACCATGATATTTATTCGATTGAAGATTTAGCACAACTTGTTTTTGATTTAAAGAACGCCAATCCAAAAGCGCGGGTTAATGTTAAACTTGTGTCAAAAACTGGAATAGGGACCATTGCTTCTGGTGTAGCTAAGGGTAAGGCTGATGTTATTCTTGTTAGCGGGTATGAAGGTGGAACAGGGGCGGCTGCAAGGAGTAGTATTCGGCATACAGGTCTCCCTTGGGAAATTGGTTTAGCAGAAACTCAGCAAACACTTCTGCTAAATGATTTGCGCAGTCAAGTCGTTCTTGAGACAGATGGTAAATTAATGACTGGAAAAGATGTACTTGTTGCTGCTATGCTTGGCGCGGAGGAGTTTGGTTTTGCAACTGCACCGCTTGTTGCACTCGGCTGCGTTATGATGCGCGTATGCCACATGGATACATGTCCAGTCGGCGTTGCAACACAAAATCCTGAACTTCGGAAAAAATTCGTTGGTTCACCTGAGATGGTCGTTCGCTTTTTCCATTTTATTGCTGAAGAAATGCGTGAACTGATGGCATCACTTGGCGTTAGGTCGCTTACCGAACTAATTGGACGCAAAGAGTATTTGATAACACACGTGCGTAAAGCAACACACTGGAAAGCAAAGTATCTTGATTTTACCAATATGCTTTACACGGATGACTTTTACAAACAAAAAACGCAATATTGCTCGAAAAAACAAGACCATAAGCTTGAGGAAACACTAGATGAGAGAAAGCTATTAAAAACGATTGAACCAGCTCTAGAAGGCGGTAAAAAGGTAACGGCCAGTTT
This DNA window, taken from Listeria sp. PSOL-1, encodes the following:
- a CDS encoding sensor histidine kinase; the encoded protein is MDLWRYLKDKRFFLLFFFSVMFFVGLLITVDMNSRLSFDNFIYLFVFMLVFLVVYLIAGFSFKYQYWKEMRELVSGEIEENIIELLPKPRTNEQAFFNELMRKKHLEEQKIIDALQDKQQEYHDFILYWVHEVKTPIVASKMLINNPDLNDTETIFKKIDEELDEVDKLVMQALYFSRLDTFAKDYFIQEQNLGTIVRDSIKRHSKLFIAGRKKISLGEIDIDLRTDSKWLGFIIDQLLSNALKYTDTDGEIRIWIDKAENGDQMLHVSDNGRGIAAEDLPRVFNQGFTGMTGRKEKKATGMGLYLAKQMAGKLGHMIKIDSKEGMGTTVTIIFEQKDDYLLVAKD
- the gltB gene encoding glutamate synthase large subunit, producing the protein MKNTGLPQKHGLYHPIHEHDACGIGFVANIKNQASKKIVEQGIHMLCQLKHRGGEIGGDTGDGAGILLELSDSFFRKAAQESNIELPDRYEYAVGMFNFPQDEAERFLLMKETEKYVAKEKQFFLGWRKVPTDRTKIGQGARKTEPAMFQLFIAKEKTLTENEFERKLYLIRKQVENFAAKEKTITEPFYIQSLSTRTIIFKGMLTPEQIEQYYLDLTSYTSSFALVHSRFSTNTFPSWERAHPYRYLVHNGEINTQRGNVSWMKAREKRAASHFFGADLEKLMPIIDEDGSDSGTLDNVLEFLVQTGRSLPHAAMMLIPEPWDKNEMLLDPKRAFYEYHSTLMEPWDGPTSISFTDGRVIGTILDRNGLRPARYYLTKDDTIIYSSETGVVPVAEKDVIKKETVGAGEMLLIDLEAGRIISDAEVKHTLTNEKPYRKWLNEELSDLSLLTNKTTFTESSQNKTICLKKQRAFGYTQDELNKILIPMVEEKKDPMGAMGYDAPLAVLSKRPQLLFNYFKQLFAQVTNPPIDGLREQAVISTMTLLGDEGNILEPSAKNAHRIRLKTPILSRLDFIALLQQNIFTKSTKEIDILFQAEESDQLEQKIKMICERIDQEVASGVELIILTDEKINDTQIGIPSLLITSAVHQHLIKQGTRTKVSLIIKTGEARDVHQCALLIGYGADAIFPYLAIDVFANLIKEGRLKGFSLSEAETRYIEALTDGILKVMSKMGISTVQSYRGAQIFEAIGISDEVIAKYFSKTANRLSGIPLEMIAKEAWLRHRKAFHDIGYQVETLDSGGEYQWRSDGEYHVYNPLAIHSLQQAVRENDQERYDLYSDLIENHNQAFLRGLLTFKSDKKPIPLEEVEPVESLFKRFKTGAMSYGSISQEAHEALAIAMNRMGGKSNSGEGGENPDRFIQDSNGDLKRSAIKQIASGRFGVTSHYLVNADELQIKMAQGAKPGEGGHLPGNKVYPWISKTRGSTTGVGLISPPPHHDIYSIEDLAQLVFDLKNANPKARVNVKLVSKTGIGTIASGVAKGKADVILVSGYEGGTGAAARSSIRHTGLPWEIGLAETQQTLLLNDLRSQVVLETDGKLMTGKDVLVAAMLGAEEFGFATAPLVALGCVMMRVCHMDTCPVGVATQNPELRKKFVGSPEMVVRFFHFIAEEMRELMASLGVRSLTELIGRKEYLITHVRKATHWKAKYLDFTNMLYTDDFYKQKTQYCSKKQDHKLEETLDERKLLKTIEPALEGGKKVTASFPVRNVDRAIGTISGSYVSRKYGAKGLPEDTIDLTFIGSAGQSFGAYVPKGMTLTVFGDVNDYFGKGLSGGKLIVKPSAEAIISAHDSAIAGNVSLYGATNGEAYINGQAGARFAVRNSGANVVVEGIGDNGCEYMTGGIVVILGTLGNNFAAGMSGGTAYVYAENKAALFAKINKELVCCRAVSSEQEEEALERLVKNHAYYTNSSFAKELLADWENLKQHFVLVIPKEYEMMLKQMAMFEAQGLSKEEAELQAFYQHKNEKTTLSEEKG
- a CDS encoding response regulator transcription factor, which translates into the protein MIKVYIVEDDIVIRDTIGKHLSKWGFDVGIVDNFSNILNEFLEFEPQLIILDVNLPYFDGFFWCNKIREVSNVPIIFLSSRNSQMDQIMGMNMGADSYIEKPVDLDVLMARINALIRRTYSYAELEEPNVMEHNNIFLHIDTNTLTYLDNKIELTKNEFLILYELMKQKGSIVSRDEIMRSLWEDESFVDDNTLTVNVVRIRKKLDEIGLGHFIKTKKGQGYMIE
- a CDS encoding LysR family transcriptional regulator, translated to MEFRQLKYFMEVARMEHMTQAAEHLHVAQSAVSRQITKLEEELGIELFDRAGRNMQLTTVGYQFLNQIKITLNELQKAEAIVNEYMDPKKGNVRIGLPNSLATKVLPTVISVFRKKYPEITYSFLEGSNAELKQMIRSGELDMTFISPVPKENDWFNITRFFNEKLKVIVPKNHPLANEKKIRLEQLKQEKFVLYPPEFDLSKIIISSASKSGFTPEIAFQSKDFYTIQGLVGAGLGISILPEMILDGTIFKETKSISLQNAELSRSVGMITTKKRALSPSEALFRDFTLSFFKHI
- a CDS encoding FtsX-like permease family protein, yielding MTLFKIAMRNLRKNFTQYLLYFVSVAICVLVIFIFMAIAYNQLIKKIFYSWIESTDSLFLVSSFFLIVFIAFFVFYSSAYFMTRRKREIGLYSLLGLRRGQICLVLFYENLFLHISALIVGILGGIFFSKFFMMLLFWVVDLHKKTYFMVSAKAILITTMTFLAIMCLVSLYGIFFVFRYKLVILLQKKKLEKKILKGSFWVMIIGIFLIAFGYYWALQLVNIVEKISSNEIMLISLSILTCVVLGTWFVIRFGLPFIFRIILQRRMAYYHGVNMLVLNVLGDRIKKSVNTLALTATFSAIALTIIGVTSCMYQPAIDEAKITTPVSFQILNASKKEKQEITKILKKQKAHPLVYTTETEYVLSELKKFNRDKEGVSPILMDPVGLCFISENEFNRLNELEGNKNKPITGLADKETVIVSYGVKRYEDVREDKVLTNLNLKNGSSFKTIDYRNRPILNVWGASETMFVVNEKTYRSLKQIDKTRQLSLYQVKDQQNSEALTRNIQILIDGREDLWSERVSSFFTDYHLHLISSGIMLYISIFFVNIFFLAIGSIIYFKQIIEAYDEQGKFHVLFKLGLTYQELKKIIIVQLIPMFVLPIFVGIVHSFVAALSYGKLMDVQVHIPIGIIFTFYCLFYGCYYWLCVNNYIKIVMRNHT
- a CDS encoding NAD-dependent epimerase/dehydratase family protein, encoding MKILVLGGTRFFGKKLVERLIEAHHDVTIATRGTHENPFGEAVAHKKFDRRERDDLFELAQTKFDVVYDNICYSPQEALYAVQAFKDQSIRYIFTSTLAVYCPKDKELFEDDFDPAQYEIVTGDREDFYYGEGKRLAEAVYFQKASFPVVAVRFPIVLDEADYTKRLEFHLNHMLAGEEIGIKNKDAHIGFIQANEAARFLEWIGTKSELSGAFNAASNGIYTLSELIDLLETITKKTAVIEEVTEDNDESPFDLEGDYYLNTKKAQQAGFQFDRLADWFPKLAQTLFEKTTFNVKEEK